One Psychrobacillus glaciei genomic region harbors:
- the comGC gene encoding competence type IV pilus major pilin ComGC — MKFVRNSKGFTLVEMMIVLLIISILILITIPNVTKHSASIDDKGCKAFARMLEGQIEAYKIEKKKVPTLDELSKEGYLKGDKTCPNGTVVIINPDNGSVSIEGEVASGSEASGG, encoded by the coding sequence ATGAAATTTGTAAGAAATAGCAAAGGTTTCACGCTTGTGGAAATGATGATCGTGTTGCTAATAATTTCTATTTTAATACTTATTACTATTCCAAATGTAACAAAACATTCCGCGTCTATTGATGATAAAGGTTGTAAAGCTTTTGCACGTATGCTCGAGGGTCAAATTGAAGCATATAAAATTGAGAAGAAAAAGGTTCCAACTTTAGACGAATTATCCAAGGAAGGTTATTTGAAAGGGGATAAAACATGTCCAAATGGAACGGTAGTTATTATTAATCCTGATAATGGAAGCGTCTCTATCGAAGGTGAAGTAGCATCGGGTTCTGAAGCAAGTGGTGGTTAA
- a CDS encoding DUF2759 domain-containing protein has product MNLLMVIFGLVAILAAIGTFQAFKEKNALGVLFNFGSFAVFGFFTVMTIVNQGFPPSLH; this is encoded by the coding sequence ATGAACTTATTAATGGTAATTTTTGGACTCGTTGCAATTTTAGCTGCAATTGGAACTTTTCAAGCTTTTAAAGAAAAGAATGCACTAGGAGTCTTATTTAACTTTGGTTCTTTTGCTGTTTTTGGCTTCTTTACAGTCATGACAATTGTGAATCAAGGTTTTCCACCAAGCTTACACTAA
- the comGD gene encoding competence type IV pilus minor pilin ComGD → MVKSNERGFTLIELLLVLSIVMVMTSSIIFVATSKLEEVEEKRFFKQFQLDVQRLQSISIGEQKYTYINFKENGSKYTAKSSNVELFEFGMPIGIRLSKDSPLKDIAFHPNGSVKEFGTLLFETKNGLKKVTLYIGKGRMNYE, encoded by the coding sequence GTGGTTAAATCAAATGAAAGAGGATTTACGTTAATCGAATTGCTGCTCGTTTTGTCTATAGTCATGGTTATGACATCTTCTATTATTTTTGTTGCTACTTCTAAGCTTGAGGAGGTAGAGGAAAAACGCTTTTTTAAGCAATTTCAATTGGATGTTCAAAGACTTCAGAGTATATCGATTGGGGAGCAAAAATATACGTATATCAATTTTAAGGAAAATGGTTCAAAATATACTGCCAAATCCTCAAATGTAGAATTATTTGAATTCGGGATGCCAATTGGTATTCGGTTATCAAAAGATAGCCCCTTAAAAGATATTGCCTTTCACCCAAATGGATCGGTAAAAGAATTTGGCACATTATTATTTGAAACAAAGAATGGACTAAAAAAAGTTACGCTTTATATTGGAAAAGGCAGGATGAATTATGAATAA
- a CDS encoding rhodanese-like domain-containing protein, with the protein MIAVLVILLAYAGVQAFRLKKAVTNLTQEQFIEGYRKAQLIDVREPKEFDAGHVLGARNIPSSQLRQRFNEIRPDKPVYLYCQSGARSARAAMFLKKKGCTDLNQLQGGFKTWTGKIKSK; encoded by the coding sequence ATGATCGCTGTACTTGTCATATTGCTAGCTTATGCTGGTGTACAAGCGTTCCGTCTGAAGAAAGCCGTTACAAATCTTACGCAAGAACAGTTTATTGAGGGTTACCGTAAGGCTCAATTAATTGATGTAAGAGAACCAAAAGAATTTGATGCAGGACATGTTCTTGGGGCAAGAAATATTCCTTCGTCACAACTTCGACAACGTTTTAATGAAATTCGTCCAGACAAACCTGTTTATCTATATTGTCAAAGTGGTGCAAGAAGTGCTCGTGCAGCCATGTTTTTAAAGAAAAAAGGATGTACAGATTTGAATCAGCTTCAAGGTGGATTCAAAACTTGGACTGGCAAAATAAAATCTAAATAA
- a CDS encoding shikimate kinase: MYKVYLVGFMGSGKSAVGRRLSYLLKMPYYDMDKEIVKNEKKKIPEIFELNGEAYFRKLETEFLQNFRKESCIISTGGGVAMNDENIRIMRKTGLVLFLDATFQDIWIRIKNDKNRPIVQSSTREELEQLYNKRRKFYKKSAHITIFTENRPLRQVTEYAGYQVNRLKGE, from the coding sequence ATGTACAAAGTATATTTAGTCGGTTTTATGGGAAGCGGAAAAAGTGCAGTCGGTAGAAGGTTGAGCTATTTATTAAAAATGCCATATTATGATATGGATAAAGAGATTGTGAAAAATGAAAAGAAGAAAATTCCAGAAATATTTGAGCTAAATGGAGAGGCGTACTTTCGAAAATTAGAAACAGAATTCCTTCAAAACTTTCGAAAGGAATCGTGTATCATTTCAACGGGTGGTGGAGTTGCTATGAATGATGAAAATATAAGGATAATGCGTAAAACTGGTTTAGTTTTGTTTTTAGATGCAACCTTCCAAGATATTTGGATCAGAATAAAAAATGATAAAAATAGACCGATTGTACAAAGTAGTACGAGAGAAGAATTGGAGCAGTTATATAATAAGCGGAGAAAATTTTATAAGAAATCAGCGCATATTACAATTTTTACAGAGAATCGCCCCTTAAGACAAGTGACAGAATATGCTGGATATCAAGTGAATAGGTTGAAAGGCGAATAA
- a CDS encoding type II secretion system protein codes for MNNSRGFSLPETIVSLSVIFLIATTLLPLLSNMATQLEEKRRKYHSSIVMHEGIKMHIAENILGGKMHMDNLLYTFEIDEEQICVNYEGMREEKYNCLSISF; via the coding sequence ATGAATAACAGCAGAGGGTTCTCTTTGCCTGAAACAATTGTTTCTTTAAGTGTTATTTTTCTAATTGCAACAACTCTGCTTCCATTATTGAGTAATATGGCAACGCAGCTTGAAGAGAAAAGACGAAAATATCATTCTTCTATTGTCATGCATGAGGGCATAAAAATGCATATTGCAGAAAATATCTTAGGTGGGAAAATGCATATGGATAACCTACTATACACATTTGAAATCGATGAGGAACAAATCTGTGTGAACTATGAAGGGATGCGAGAGGAGAAATATAATTGCTTATCAATTTCCTTTTGA
- the gcvT gene encoding glycine cleavage system aminomethyltransferase GcvT, with protein sequence MSEQLKRTPLFDDYATYGGKTIDFGGWELPVQFSSIKEEHEAVRTKAGLFDVSHMGEITVTGSKAENFLQKLMTNDVSKLVSGQAQYTAMCYEDGGIVDDLLVYKKENNNYLLVVNASNIEKDFEWMKQNTIDDVELNNKSDEYGLLALQGPLAQNILQKLTSKNLDEIRFFRFADNIEVAEKTVLISRTGYTGEDGFEIYAANTDVSDLWSSILKAGKEDGLLPCGLGARDTLRFEACLPLYGQELSKDISPLEAGLGFVVKLKKEQEFNGKSVLANQKENGSPRKSVGIEMIDKGIPRTGYPVFVGEKQIGFVTTGTQSPTLKKNIGLALIDATFAELGQELEVEIRNKRLKAVTVATPFYKRQK encoded by the coding sequence TTGTCGGAACAGTTGAAGCGTACACCACTATTCGATGACTATGCAACTTATGGAGGAAAAACAATTGATTTTGGTGGCTGGGAATTACCTGTGCAATTTTCTAGTATTAAAGAAGAACATGAAGCAGTGAGAACAAAAGCTGGATTGTTTGATGTTTCTCATATGGGTGAAATAACAGTTACAGGTTCAAAAGCTGAAAATTTTCTACAAAAGCTGATGACAAATGATGTTTCCAAGTTAGTAAGTGGTCAAGCACAGTATACTGCAATGTGTTATGAAGATGGTGGTATTGTGGATGATTTATTAGTTTATAAAAAAGAAAACAACAACTACTTATTAGTAGTGAATGCGTCCAATATTGAAAAAGATTTTGAATGGATGAAACAAAATACAATTGATGATGTTGAACTAAACAATAAATCGGATGAATATGGTCTACTTGCATTGCAGGGTCCATTAGCACAAAACATTCTACAAAAGCTAACTTCTAAAAATCTTGATGAAATCCGATTCTTCCGTTTTGCGGATAATATCGAAGTAGCTGAGAAAACAGTTCTTATCTCTCGTACTGGCTACACTGGAGAAGATGGATTCGAAATTTATGCAGCAAACACTGATGTTTCTGACTTATGGAGCAGTATCCTTAAAGCTGGAAAAGAAGATGGACTTCTTCCTTGTGGACTTGGAGCACGTGATACATTACGTTTTGAAGCTTGCCTTCCTTTATACGGCCAGGAGTTATCCAAAGACATTTCTCCACTCGAAGCTGGTTTAGGATTCGTAGTAAAACTTAAAAAAGAACAAGAATTTAATGGTAAATCTGTATTGGCTAATCAAAAAGAAAATGGTTCTCCTCGAAAAAGTGTTGGAATTGAAATGATTGACAAAGGTATTCCACGTACTGGATATCCAGTGTTCGTTGGTGAAAAGCAAATAGGCTTTGTTACGACAGGTACTCAGTCACCTACACTGAAAAAAAATATTGGTCTGGCATTAATTGACGCAACATTTGCAGAACTCGGTCAAGAGTTAGAAGTTGAAATTAGAAATAAACGTCTGAAAGCTGTTACTGTAGCCACGCCATTTTATAAAAGACAAAAATAA
- the gcvPA gene encoding aminomethyl-transferring glycine dehydrogenase subunit GcvPA, whose protein sequence is MKHRYLPMTEQDQKEMLDVIGISSVDELFADIPEKVRFKGEYNIKPAKAESALLKELSVLADKNADSKKYASFLGAGVYDHFKPIIVDHVISRSEFYTAYTPYQPEISQGELQAIFEFQTMICELTGMDLANSSMYDGGTALAEAGNLAAGHTKRKKLLVSEAVHPEYIDVVKMYAKGQNVNVVTIPSKDGVTDLLKLEELVDEETAAVIVQYPNFFGQIEDLAKVEQLTHEQKALFVVSTNPLALGALTPPGKFGADITVGDAQPFGISEAFGGPHCGFFGVTSKLMRKVPGRLIGETTDEEGRRGFVLTLQAREQHIRRDKATSNICSNQALNALAASVAMTALGKKGVKEMAIQNITKTHYAKQAFEKAGFVIPFKGAHFNEIVVKVNGSVANANKALLEKGIIGGFDLGRVNSDLKNHVLIAVTEQRTKEEIDALVQEMGALYA, encoded by the coding sequence ATGAAGCATCGTTATCTACCAATGACTGAACAAGATCAAAAGGAAATGTTAGATGTAATCGGCATTTCTTCCGTTGATGAATTGTTTGCAGATATCCCTGAGAAAGTACGATTTAAAGGAGAATATAATATTAAACCTGCGAAAGCGGAGTCGGCTTTATTGAAAGAATTATCTGTGCTAGCGGATAAAAATGCGGATAGCAAAAAATACGCATCATTTTTAGGTGCTGGTGTGTATGATCATTTTAAGCCAATCATTGTAGATCATGTTATATCTAGATCTGAATTTTATACAGCATATACGCCATATCAACCAGAAATCTCGCAAGGAGAGCTTCAAGCTATTTTTGAATTTCAAACGATGATTTGTGAATTAACTGGAATGGATCTTGCGAACTCGTCTATGTATGACGGTGGAACTGCTTTAGCAGAAGCAGGAAATTTAGCAGCAGGACATACAAAAAGAAAAAAACTTTTAGTTTCTGAAGCGGTTCATCCGGAATATATTGATGTTGTGAAAATGTATGCAAAAGGTCAAAATGTAAACGTTGTTACGATCCCTTCAAAAGATGGTGTGACGGACTTATTAAAACTAGAAGAATTAGTAGATGAAGAGACTGCTGCAGTAATAGTCCAATATCCAAACTTCTTTGGTCAAATTGAAGATTTAGCTAAAGTCGAGCAACTAACACATGAACAAAAAGCGTTATTCGTTGTTTCTACAAACCCACTTGCTCTAGGAGCGTTAACTCCACCTGGTAAGTTTGGAGCAGATATTACAGTTGGAGACGCTCAACCTTTTGGAATTTCTGAAGCATTCGGTGGACCTCACTGTGGTTTCTTTGGAGTAACATCTAAATTAATGCGTAAAGTACCTGGGCGACTAATTGGTGAAACAACAGATGAAGAAGGTCGTCGCGGATTTGTATTAACGCTACAAGCACGTGAACAACATATTCGTCGCGATAAAGCAACTTCTAACATCTGTTCTAACCAAGCATTAAATGCGCTTGCTGCTTCTGTAGCAATGACTGCACTAGGTAAAAAAGGCGTGAAAGAAATGGCTATTCAAAATATTACAAAGACACACTATGCAAAACAAGCATTTGAAAAAGCTGGCTTTGTTATTCCATTCAAAGGCGCTCATTTCAATGAAATCGTTGTAAAAGTGAATGGTTCAGTTGCAAATGCAAATAAAGCACTACTTGAAAAAGGAATAATCGGTGGATTCGACTTAGGTCGTGTAAACTCAGACCTTAAAAACCATGTGTTAATCGCTGTTACAGAACAACGAACAAAAGAAGAGATAGATGCACTCGTGCAAGAAATGGGGGCTCTTTATGCATAA
- a CDS encoding MBL fold metallo-hydrolase — MLNVRTYPLGFIQTNCYVVSNTSKQCLIFDPGGDGEKLIRELQRLNLKPIAILLTHAHFDHIGGMDQVRDVFNIPVYIHSAEKKWLLDPEKNGSGKYAEIPSIICREAENVLTNEAQLELGDFSFELLYTPGHSPGSITYYFKEDDFAIVGDTLFQNSVGRTDLPGGNNAELMKSIHSKLLTLPATTILYPGHGAATTPGEEMETNPFLNGF, encoded by the coding sequence ATGCTAAATGTTAGAACTTATCCACTAGGTTTTATACAAACTAATTGTTATGTTGTATCTAACACGTCCAAACAATGTTTAATTTTTGATCCAGGTGGAGATGGAGAAAAATTAATACGTGAACTCCAGCGTTTAAATTTGAAGCCAATCGCAATTTTGCTAACGCATGCTCACTTTGATCATATTGGAGGGATGGATCAAGTAAGGGATGTATTTAACATTCCTGTATACATTCATTCCGCTGAAAAAAAATGGTTACTTGATCCCGAAAAAAATGGGTCAGGGAAATATGCTGAAATTCCCTCTATTATCTGTAGGGAAGCGGAGAACGTTTTAACAAATGAAGCGCAATTAGAATTAGGAGACTTTTCTTTTGAATTACTATATACACCAGGTCATTCGCCAGGTAGTATAACGTACTATTTCAAGGAGGATGATTTTGCTATAGTAGGGGATACGCTTTTTCAAAATAGTGTAGGAAGAACTGATTTGCCAGGTGGAAATAACGCAGAATTAATGAAATCCATTCATTCGAAGCTATTAACTTTGCCAGCGACAACTATTTTATATCCCGGACATGGTGCAGCTACTACTCCAGGAGAAGAAATGGAAACGAATCCATTTTTAAATGGTTTTTAA
- the comGA gene encoding competence type IV pilus ATPase ComGA, whose translation MQQIENIVEQKCFQLLKKAHRFGASDLHMIPNEENYFYYFKKNSQMFEAGKLPLNMGERIISYFKFLSSLDISEKRKPQSGSFKQIFNSQKFSFRVSTLPSVFGKESLVIRLQQHDNAKLLHSLSLFHDASDKIVELANNRQGLILFVGPTGSGKSTTMYSLTKYCSENLNRHVISLEDPVENSQSHLLQIQVNERSGVTYASGLKAILRHSPDVIMIGEIRDEATAKAAIQAALTGHLVVSTIHAKDAVGSFYRLIDLGISSEELKQTIIGIVAQRLVTVSLTKEPELSAIFEIISDEFLVEALNSLMTGNDFQIPYSLTLSYQIERGVREGVIPKN comes from the coding sequence ATGCAACAAATAGAAAATATTGTAGAACAAAAATGTTTTCAATTACTTAAAAAAGCACATAGATTTGGTGCTTCTGATTTGCACATGATTCCAAACGAAGAGAACTATTTTTATTACTTTAAGAAAAACTCTCAAATGTTTGAAGCAGGGAAGCTTCCCCTAAACATGGGTGAACGTATTATTTCATACTTCAAGTTTTTATCCTCTCTTGATATCAGCGAAAAAAGAAAACCACAAAGCGGTTCTTTTAAACAGATTTTCAACTCTCAAAAATTTTCTTTTCGTGTTTCTACTTTGCCTTCTGTTTTTGGCAAAGAATCATTAGTTATACGTCTTCAACAACATGATAATGCAAAGCTCTTACATTCCTTATCATTATTTCATGATGCTTCCGACAAAATTGTGGAACTTGCAAATAATCGGCAAGGATTGATTCTTTTTGTTGGTCCCACAGGGTCAGGAAAGTCAACTACGATGTATTCACTTACAAAATATTGTTCGGAAAATTTAAATAGGCATGTCATTTCACTGGAAGACCCAGTTGAAAATAGTCAATCTCATCTATTGCAAATCCAAGTGAACGAACGCTCCGGTGTAACTTATGCTTCAGGGTTGAAAGCTATATTACGACACTCACCAGACGTTATTATGATTGGAGAAATCCGAGACGAAGCAACAGCAAAAGCAGCCATTCAAGCAGCTCTCACGGGCCATCTTGTCGTCTCTACTATCCATGCAAAAGATGCAGTGGGTTCATTTTATCGTTTGATAGATCTTGGAATTTCTTCCGAAGAGTTAAAGCAAACGATTATTGGAATAGTTGCGCAAAGGCTTGTAACGGTATCTCTTACCAAGGAGCCGGAGTTATCAGCTATTTTTGAAATTATTTCGGATGAATTTTTAGTGGAAGCATTGAACTCACTTATGACTGGGAATGATTTTCAAATTCCTTATTCTTTAACGCTTTCTTATCAAATAGAGAGAGGAGTAAGGGAAGGTGTTATTCCAAAAAATTAA
- a CDS encoding DUF2626 domain-containing protein, producing MGNMYKVMAFWTGIFAVMFYLGDMTEASLLFLANTGIFLLLGFLNLSERMYMYIFGAYLMFFFAGFTYYTTFIHVPGAGH from the coding sequence ATGGGCAATATGTATAAAGTGATGGCTTTCTGGACAGGGATTTTTGCAGTTATGTTTTATTTAGGTGATATGACAGAAGCTTCTTTACTATTTTTAGCTAATACAGGAATTTTCCTTCTTTTAGGCTTCTTAAACCTTTCCGAACGTATGTATATGTACATCTTCGGAGCTTACTTAATGTTCTTCTTCGCCGGTTTTACATACTACACTACGTTTATTCACGTACCAGGCGCTGGGCATTAA
- the gcvPB gene encoding aminomethyl-transferring glycine dehydrogenase subunit GcvPB, which yields MHKDNQPLIFEITKEGRVGYNLPELDVPEVDLASLLPQGVLREVEAELPEVSELDIMRHYTALSNRNHGVDTGFYPLGSCTMKYNPKINESVARFPGFANIHPLQDESSVQGAMELMYDLQEHLIEITGMDEVTLQPAAGAHGEWTALMMIRAFHEANGDTHRTKVIVPDSAHGTNPASATVAGFETITVKSDNNGLVDLEDLRRVAGPDTAALMLTNPNTLGLFEESILELAEIIHGVGGKLYYDGANLNAVMSKARPGDMGFDCVHLNLHKTFTGPHGGGGPGSGPVGVKADLIPFLPSPVLVKEDEKYTFDYNRPQTIGRVKPFYGNFGINVRAYTYIRSMGPDGLKAVTEYAVLNANYMMRRLEEYFDLPYNRHCKHEFVLSGRRQKKLGVRTLDMAKRLLDFGYHPPTIYFPLNVEEGMMIEPTETESKETLDAFCDAMIQIAKEVEENPEIVQNAPHTTVINRLDETKAARQPVLRYKKA from the coding sequence ATGCATAAAGATAATCAACCACTAATTTTTGAAATTACGAAAGAAGGCCGTGTAGGGTATAACCTACCCGAATTAGATGTGCCAGAAGTTGATTTAGCTTCACTTTTACCACAAGGTGTACTTCGCGAGGTAGAGGCTGAATTACCAGAGGTATCTGAGTTAGATATTATGCGTCACTATACAGCACTTTCTAATCGTAATCACGGTGTGGATACTGGGTTTTATCCACTAGGTTCTTGTACGATGAAATACAATCCAAAAATAAATGAATCAGTTGCGCGCTTCCCGGGATTCGCTAATATTCACCCATTACAAGACGAATCATCTGTACAAGGTGCAATGGAGTTAATGTATGATCTTCAAGAGCATTTAATCGAAATTACTGGTATGGACGAAGTGACACTACAACCGGCCGCTGGTGCGCATGGTGAATGGACAGCTCTTATGATGATTCGTGCATTCCATGAAGCAAATGGGGATACTCACCGCACCAAAGTAATCGTTCCTGATTCAGCACATGGAACGAATCCGGCATCTGCAACAGTCGCAGGTTTTGAAACTATTACGGTGAAATCGGATAATAATGGTTTAGTAGATTTAGAAGATTTACGCCGCGTAGCTGGTCCAGATACAGCAGCCTTAATGCTTACAAATCCAAATACCTTAGGTCTTTTTGAAGAAAGCATTTTAGAATTAGCTGAAATCATCCACGGTGTTGGTGGTAAATTATACTATGACGGAGCAAACTTAAACGCTGTTATGTCAAAAGCTCGTCCAGGGGACATGGGGTTTGACTGTGTTCACTTGAATTTGCATAAAACATTTACAGGTCCACATGGTGGTGGTGGTCCAGGTTCTGGTCCGGTAGGAGTGAAGGCTGACCTAATCCCATTCTTACCAAGCCCAGTTCTTGTAAAAGAGGATGAAAAATATACTTTCGATTACAATCGTCCACAAACGATTGGTCGTGTAAAACCATTCTACGGAAACTTTGGAATCAATGTACGTGCTTATACATATATTCGTTCAATGGGTCCAGATGGTCTAAAAGCAGTAACAGAATATGCAGTATTGAATGCAAATTATATGATGAGACGTTTGGAAGAATACTTTGATCTACCTTATAACCGCCATTGTAAGCATGAATTTGTATTAAGTGGTCGTCGTCAGAAGAAATTGGGTGTACGCACACTTGACATGGCGAAACGCCTGCTTGATTTTGGCTATCATCCACCAACAATCTACTTCCCTCTAAATGTAGAGGAAGGTATGATGATTGAACCAACAGAAACAGAGTCTAAAGAAACATTAGATGCTTTCTGCGATGCAATGATCCAAATTGCAAAAGAAGTAGAAGAAAATCCAGAAATCGTTCAAAATGCACCACATACAACGGTCATCAATCGTTTAGACGAAACAAAAGCTGCTCGTCAGCCGGTATTACGTTATAAAAAAGCATAG
- the comGB gene encoding competence type IV pilus assembly protein ComGB, which produces MLFQKINNYFAREEETIPLSVQSSFLKRLSDLLKEGYTFHEAISMLLPFHVKKSDLVIQKMTEVHKNGSSVTEVFKLLGFPNRLLLPINLATIHGQLQETVSVLGVQSAIFESARKRLNNLLMYPLFLFVVIFLLFTIFRIYFLPNMESLLGTRTTLESESSIIWTNVLLHLPNYFLIGMAIAIVTISVVIFVVRKKNAKKQLAFYGKLPLVNSWYHLFLTRVFSREMGGLIESGISIQQAFDALVSQEEHITLQFISKQMREKIVHGESFSEAVLLSNYFTKDFQLFVTHGENSGYLGRELTLYSEFLTERIETKISKYLSVLQPTLFLILAIFIIGAYLAILLPIYEMINIV; this is translated from the coding sequence GTGTTATTCCAAAAAATTAATAATTATTTTGCTAGGGAAGAAGAAACCATTCCGTTAAGTGTTCAATCCTCTTTTTTAAAAAGATTGAGTGATTTATTAAAAGAAGGTTATACATTTCATGAAGCAATTTCTATGTTGTTACCTTTTCATGTTAAAAAGTCGGATCTCGTGATTCAAAAAATGACGGAAGTGCATAAAAATGGATCAAGTGTTACGGAAGTATTTAAGCTGCTAGGATTCCCTAATCGATTACTGCTTCCTATTAATCTTGCTACGATACATGGACAGCTTCAAGAAACTGTGTCGGTTTTGGGAGTTCAATCAGCTATTTTTGAAAGTGCTAGAAAAAGATTAAATAACTTATTAATGTACCCTTTGTTTCTTTTTGTTGTTATTTTTTTGTTGTTTACCATATTTCGAATTTATTTTCTACCTAATATGGAGTCTCTACTTGGGACAAGGACCACATTAGAATCAGAAAGCTCTATTATCTGGACAAATGTTTTACTGCATTTACCCAATTATTTTTTAATTGGTATGGCAATTGCCATTGTAACTATATCGGTCGTAATTTTTGTAGTGCGTAAAAAAAATGCAAAAAAACAACTTGCATTTTATGGGAAATTACCTCTAGTAAATAGTTGGTACCATTTATTCTTGACTAGAGTCTTTTCAAGAGAAATGGGGGGACTAATAGAAAGTGGCATATCCATACAGCAAGCTTTTGACGCACTCGTATCTCAAGAAGAACATATTACGCTTCAATTTATCTCGAAACAAATGAGAGAAAAAATTGTACACGGTGAATCATTTTCTGAAGCCGTCCTGTTATCAAATTATTTTACAAAGGATTTCCAACTTTTTGTCACACATGGAGAAAATAGTGGTTACCTTGGAAGAGAGCTGACATTGTACAGTGAATTTTTAACAGAAAGAATTGAAACGAAAATATCCAAGTATTTAAGTGTTTTACAACCTACCCTTTTTTTGATACTGGCTATTTTTATAATAGGTGCTTACTTAGCTATTCTTCTACCAATCTATGAAATGATAAATATTGTATAA
- the comGF gene encoding competence type IV pilus minor pilin ComGF — MLINFLLKGNKEAGYTLIEGIIQLSVLMVFSQIFAITVGLLHKTEDNVTNPTEIDWALFIQDVETYLDNVEILIVQREDMGIRFRKNGEEFDIELYENLIRKQKNRLGHEQMLLHVKSISVNLEGNSLKFAVEFMNGIKKEHILYVTFHSE; from the coding sequence TTGCTTATCAATTTCCTTTTGAAAGGAAACAAAGAAGCTGGGTATACATTAATAGAAGGAATTATCCAACTATCGGTATTAATGGTATTTTCTCAAATATTTGCAATAACGGTCGGATTGCTACATAAGACGGAAGATAATGTGACAAATCCAACTGAGATAGATTGGGCACTTTTTATACAGGACGTAGAAACCTATTTAGATAATGTAGAAATATTAATAGTGCAAAGAGAAGATATGGGTATACGTTTTCGAAAAAATGGAGAAGAGTTTGATATAGAGCTATATGAAAATTTAATTAGAAAACAGAAAAATAGATTAGGTCATGAACAGATGTTGCTCCATGTAAAATCTATTTCAGTCAACCTTGAAGGAAATTCATTGAAGTTTGCTGTAGAGTTTATGAATGGGATAAAAAAGGAGCACATATTATATGTTACATTTCATTCAGAATGA